A portion of the Ammoniphilus sp. CFH 90114 genome contains these proteins:
- a CDS encoding ATP-binding protein, producing MSDTPFVVRFNEVSQVNLPHYYDYAYVIQRIKETLFEKYGLSVNMYMDNENQQEIWNVLAEDVEAKREDLEFVAYVMDGIETHMVTPLPQTHGVEFTVSPFLDNAMYYYPRFRVALARATVFHSSGPYHHHFILTDEDANLLEFIAYIQRRQREHDRRNVAVFTDTDDGLERKKVNITHLVQREDVLLEEDLKRQIYRSIDEFFHDSGEFFRTYNIPYKRGILLYGKPGNGKTTLVKSIANTITAPVAYWQITEYTNSYSIKQVFETALKMAPMVLVIEDIDSMPESVRSVFLNTLDGVTSKEGIFLIGTTNYPEKIDPALINRAGRFDRAYEIKLPNREMRLRYLKKLGFARFLKEQEMEKLAEALEGSSIAQLNELYITAALEWHYEKSVNLEKLLEEMQTDIRKLQKQQWDSDDEAGRLGFY from the coding sequence ATGAGTGATACTCCATTTGTGGTCCGATTCAATGAGGTCAGCCAAGTCAATTTGCCCCATTATTATGATTATGCCTACGTCATTCAGCGGATTAAGGAAACTTTATTTGAAAAGTATGGTCTGTCCGTGAACATGTATATGGATAATGAAAACCAGCAAGAAATTTGGAATGTGTTAGCGGAGGATGTAGAAGCCAAACGCGAAGATCTAGAGTTTGTCGCCTACGTGATGGATGGGATTGAAACCCATATGGTAACCCCCCTTCCCCAAACTCATGGGGTCGAGTTTACGGTTTCTCCGTTTTTAGATAATGCCATGTACTATTACCCTCGTTTTCGAGTGGCCTTGGCCCGGGCAACGGTGTTTCACAGCTCGGGTCCTTATCACCACCACTTTATCTTGACGGACGAGGACGCCAATTTGCTAGAGTTTATTGCATATATTCAAAGAAGGCAAAGGGAACATGACCGTCGCAATGTCGCAGTGTTTACGGATACGGATGATGGGCTCGAGCGCAAAAAGGTGAACATCACGCATCTCGTTCAGAGAGAAGATGTGCTCCTAGAGGAAGATCTGAAGCGGCAGATTTATCGTTCCATTGATGAATTCTTCCATGACAGCGGGGAGTTCTTCCGAACCTACAACATTCCTTATAAACGAGGGATTCTTCTTTACGGGAAGCCCGGCAACGGAAAAACCACACTAGTTAAATCCATTGCTAACACCATTACCGCCCCTGTGGCTTACTGGCAGATTACCGAGTACACGAATAGTTATTCGATCAAGCAGGTGTTCGAGACGGCTTTGAAGATGGCACCGATGGTGCTCGTTATCGAAGATATCGATTCGATGCCGGAAAGTGTCCGTTCTGTGTTCCTCAACACGTTGGATGGCGTGACGTCGAAGGAAGGGATTTTTCTAATTGGCACCACTAACTATCCGGAAAAGATCGATCCTGCGTTGATTAACCGAGCGGGTCGATTCGACCGGGCCTATGAAATTAAGCTGCCTAATCGAGAGATGCGTTTGCGTTATCTGAAGAAGCTTGGTTTTGCTCGATTCTTGAAGGAGCAAGAAATGGAGAAATTGGCGGAAGCTCTAGAAGGTTCATCCATTGCTCAGTTGAATGAGTTGTATATCACAGCGGCTCTGGAATGGCATTATGAAAAGAGCGTCAACCTAGAAAAGCTCTTGGAGGAGATGCAAACCGATATCCGTAAACTCCAGAAGCAGCAATGGGATTCGGATGATGAGGCAGGGCGATTAGGATTTTATTAG
- the galE gene encoding UDP-glucose 4-epimerase GalE — protein sequence MAILVTGGAGYIGSHTVLLLKQLGEEVIVFDNLQKGHQQAILGDSFYQGDLHNVELLDEIFTKHSIEAVIHFAANSLVGESVQDPMSYYHNNVIGSYHLVQKLIQHEVKAIVFSSTAATYGEPVKVPIEEEDPTVPTNPYGETKLAIERMLKWADQAYGLKSVCLRYFNAAGADPEGQIGEDHTPETHLIPIVLQCALGQRAEVSVFGDDYPTEDGTCIRDYIHVMDLAQAHYLALQRLREKKESGIYNLGNGTGFSVKQVIDTCRQVTGADISAMIAPRRAGDPAVLIASSDKARRELGWEPAYPDLGTIVEHAWIWHKSNPTGYPKA from the coding sequence ATGGCTATACTTGTTACAGGTGGAGCAGGCTATATTGGCAGCCACACCGTTTTGTTATTGAAGCAGTTAGGGGAAGAAGTCATCGTCTTTGATAATCTGCAAAAAGGGCATCAACAAGCTATCCTTGGGGATTCTTTTTATCAAGGTGATCTTCATAATGTGGAATTGTTGGACGAGATCTTCACGAAGCACTCGATTGAGGCTGTGATTCACTTTGCCGCGAATTCTTTGGTGGGAGAAAGTGTGCAGGATCCGATGTCTTATTATCATAACAATGTGATCGGGTCCTATCACTTAGTGCAGAAGTTGATTCAGCATGAGGTGAAAGCAATCGTCTTCTCCTCCACGGCAGCAACGTATGGAGAACCGGTGAAGGTGCCGATTGAAGAAGAAGATCCAACCGTGCCGACCAATCCGTATGGAGAGACGAAGCTTGCGATCGAGAGGATGCTGAAATGGGCGGATCAAGCTTATGGGTTGAAGTCGGTTTGCCTTCGTTACTTTAACGCCGCGGGGGCAGATCCAGAGGGACAGATTGGGGAGGATCATACACCCGAAACTCACCTGATTCCGATCGTATTACAGTGTGCCCTAGGCCAACGCGCTGAGGTGAGTGTATTCGGAGACGATTACCCGACGGAAGATGGAACGTGCATCCGAGATTATATTCATGTTATGGACTTGGCTCAGGCCCATTATCTTGCGCTGCAGCGGTTGCGCGAGAAAAAGGAAAGCGGGATCTATAATTTGGGGAATGGAACCGGCTTTTCCGTCAAACAAGTCATTGACACATGTCGACAGGTGACAGGCGCCGATATTTCGGCGATGATCGCGCCACGCCGTGCGGGGGATCCGGCGGTCCTCATTGCTTCTTCGGATAAAGCGAGACGTGAGCTGGGGTGGGAGCCTGCATACCCGGACCTCGGTACGATTGTGGAGCATGCATGGATCTGGCACAAAAGTAACCCAACAGGTTACCCAAAGGCGTAA
- a CDS encoding S9 family peptidase — MIDQRIVPGFHLQAKLYLISYVSQGLIVKGYLAIPRGNGPFPLLVYCRGGIKNVGMTKLAWVSRFVEQGFIVFAPFYRGNRGGEGREDFGGEDRYDVLETIPWLMEHPLVDAKRMHIFGFSRGSLPALYAAMEYDCFRSVVVWGGVSDMVLTYEERVDLRRMLKRVIGGPPWKKPEEYRYRSPLYRVEELKAPVLIVHGAEDRLVGVEHAHRLSSALHKAGIQYTMRIYEGLGHLFPPEERERAVVSMFSWMEEQKSL; from the coding sequence ATGATTGATCAGCGCATTGTGCCCGGATTTCACCTGCAGGCTAAGCTTTATCTCATCAGCTATGTTTCCCAGGGTTTGATCGTGAAAGGTTATCTTGCGATCCCACGAGGGAATGGTCCTTTTCCTCTTTTGGTCTATTGTCGAGGAGGGATCAAGAATGTCGGCATGACCAAGCTGGCTTGGGTGAGTCGATTTGTCGAGCAAGGCTTTATCGTCTTCGCTCCCTTTTATCGCGGGAACCGTGGAGGAGAGGGGCGTGAGGACTTCGGCGGGGAAGACCGGTATGATGTGTTGGAAACCATTCCTTGGCTTATGGAGCATCCTTTGGTGGATGCCAAGCGCATGCATATCTTCGGCTTTTCTCGGGGGTCCCTGCCTGCCCTGTATGCGGCCATGGAGTATGATTGCTTCCGGAGTGTGGTCGTGTGGGGAGGAGTCTCGGATATGGTTCTTACGTATGAGGAGCGCGTGGACCTGAGGAGAATGCTTAAGCGCGTTATCGGGGGTCCGCCATGGAAGAAGCCTGAGGAGTATCGGTATCGCTCTCCCCTCTATCGGGTGGAGGAATTGAAGGCTCCGGTCTTGATTGTCCATGGGGCAGAGGATCGGTTGGTTGGCGTAGAGCATGCGCATCGTCTGTCTTCGGCGTTACATAAGGCAGGAATTCAATATACGATGAGAATTTACGAAGGACTCGGTCATCTTTTTCCACCAGAAGAACGTGAAAGAGCCGTTGTATCGATGTTTTCCTGGATGGAAGAGCAAAAGAGTTTATAG
- a CDS encoding glucosaminidase domain-containing protein produces the protein MATIQKNPIMGSSQASVNQMIAFVQRVNPNFNPAIARAFLPIGARYGVRGDVAFCQSIHETNWFRYGGDVRADQNNFAGIGATGGVPGNQFPSIEAGVTAQIQHLFAYATTSPLPQGEALVDPRFNLVQRGSAPYWEDLAGKWAVPGYDRNRFSSLQQALEAGESYGQQIMSLFRSLLQTTAPVAPAPEPTPAPTPAPGGYPPNTALWKQEAVDWMYEQGLLTDSSWKQRIEEPLPLWAEAVVLRRMMERLS, from the coding sequence ATGGCAACCATCCAGAAAAATCCGATCATGGGTTCAAGTCAGGCTAGTGTTAACCAGATGATTGCCTTTGTTCAAAGGGTAAATCCGAACTTTAACCCTGCGATTGCTCGAGCCTTCCTGCCCATTGGCGCAAGGTATGGCGTACGCGGGGATGTGGCTTTTTGCCAGTCGATACACGAAACGAACTGGTTTCGCTATGGGGGCGATGTCAGAGCGGATCAAAATAATTTTGCCGGGATAGGAGCGACGGGAGGGGTGCCTGGGAATCAGTTTCCAAGCATTGAAGCTGGGGTGACTGCTCAGATTCAGCACTTGTTTGCCTATGCGACGACATCTCCCTTACCTCAGGGAGAAGCCTTGGTAGATCCACGATTTAACCTGGTTCAACGGGGAAGTGCCCCTTATTGGGAGGATTTAGCTGGGAAATGGGCCGTACCGGGCTATGATCGCAACCGATTCTCCAGCTTGCAGCAAGCCCTCGAGGCAGGGGAATCGTATGGTCAACAGATCATGAGCTTGTTCCGAAGCCTGCTGCAGACGACTGCTCCAGTTGCCCCAGCACCTGAGCCTACTCCTGCACCAACTCCTGCACCAGGAGGTTATCCTCCGAATACGGCTTTATGGAAGCAAGAAGCAGTAGATTGGATGTATGAGCAGGGACTGCTAACCGATTCCTCTTGGAAGCAGCGAATCGAAGAGCCGCTCCCTCTATGGGCAGAAGCTGTCGTCTTAAGGCGAATGATGGAAAGACTTAGTTGA
- a CDS encoding uroporphyrinogen-III synthase, whose product MAKGLEGKRVVIAGSRKTEEMSTLIEKQGGVPLVRSLQGTVFLADQAVEPDLRRLMDEGADWVILTTGIGTEVLIHIAENMGEKERFLSVLQGAKMAARGYKTYSVLKKLDISPTAKDDDGTTQGLIRALEPFDFAGQRVVVQLHGDPAPRLIQFLEERGGKVSELLPYQHVAPEKETVEQFCRELTAGELDAVCFTAAIQVRFLFQYARENGLRESVLDAFENKVLAVAVGKICAEALREVGVTRILAPENERMGAMIIELAQYYEAHD is encoded by the coding sequence GTGGCTAAAGGGTTAGAAGGCAAGCGCGTCGTGATTGCGGGCTCGCGGAAGACCGAGGAAATGAGCACGCTAATAGAAAAGCAAGGCGGAGTCCCTCTGGTCAGATCCCTTCAAGGGACGGTTTTTCTCGCGGATCAAGCAGTGGAACCGGATCTTCGCCGTCTGATGGACGAGGGAGCGGATTGGGTAATTTTAACGACAGGGATTGGGACGGAAGTCCTGATTCATATAGCAGAAAATATGGGAGAGAAGGAGCGTTTCCTCTCTGTGCTGCAAGGGGCTAAGATGGCGGCGCGAGGGTATAAGACGTATTCCGTACTCAAAAAGCTGGACATCTCACCTACAGCTAAAGATGACGACGGAACGACTCAAGGGTTGATACGAGCTTTGGAGCCTTTTGACTTTGCCGGACAACGTGTGGTGGTGCAACTTCATGGAGATCCAGCCCCGCGCTTGATTCAGTTCTTAGAAGAACGAGGGGGCAAGGTGTCCGAGCTTTTGCCGTATCAGCATGTGGCGCCAGAGAAAGAGACGGTCGAGCAGTTCTGCAGGGAGCTCACCGCGGGAGAGTTGGATGCGGTTTGCTTTACGGCGGCGATACAAGTTCGATTCTTGTTTCAGTATGCTCGGGAGAATGGACTTCGAGAGAGCGTGCTGGATGCTTTTGAAAACAAGGTGCTCGCGGTTGCGGTAGGGAAGATCTGTGCGGAGGCGCTTCGGGAAGTTGGGGTTACCCGTATCCTAGCCCCAGAGAATGAGCGGATGGGAGCGATGATTATTGAGTTAGCCCAGTATTACGAGGCCCATGATTGA
- a CDS encoding DMT family transporter — MMNGKGIYAALSVAMLFWGLNVIAVKVLVTAYPSLTITAIRVTIAGLCVLLYTWWAEGFRNMNRQEWFYLFLAALTGVFGHHIFLAFGLKETTGSNGSLILSLNPLTTVVLAYLFLGERLTRLRSIGVALGFAGVLTIVLRGADSGLPSVHLGDVLVFLGMLSQSVSFLAIRKILATVSVNQVTSYSFLMGGGLLFLTGYGVEAVSPLAVFGMLTPGMWLLLFTSAMIATALGGWIWNRGIRELGPGQTAVFINMTPFYGLVGSALFLGESIGIAHMIGFVLIVGGVLLGSGWYEANRGKWARRKVTHNLDIDSSHGEFYNSSQNRN, encoded by the coding sequence ATGATGAACGGAAAAGGGATTTATGCTGCGCTTTCCGTTGCTATGCTTTTTTGGGGGCTCAATGTCATTGCTGTTAAAGTCCTAGTAACCGCCTACCCCTCTTTAACGATTACGGCCATAAGGGTAACGATTGCGGGACTTTGTGTTCTTTTATATACCTGGTGGGCCGAGGGCTTCCGGAACATGAACCGTCAGGAATGGTTCTATCTATTCCTGGCGGCCTTAACTGGGGTCTTTGGCCATCATATATTCTTGGCTTTCGGCCTAAAAGAAACCACCGGATCAAACGGGTCTTTGATTCTTTCCTTGAACCCGTTGACTACGGTCGTGTTAGCTTACTTATTTTTAGGGGAGCGATTAACCCGTCTTCGCAGCATCGGTGTCGCCCTCGGTTTTGCTGGTGTGTTAACGATCGTGCTACGAGGAGCTGATTCTGGTCTGCCATCGGTTCATCTTGGGGATGTCCTCGTCTTTTTAGGCATGCTCAGTCAATCGGTGAGCTTCCTTGCGATACGTAAGATACTCGCTACGGTTTCGGTGAATCAAGTCACTTCGTATTCCTTCCTCATGGGGGGTGGACTCTTGTTCCTGACGGGGTATGGAGTGGAAGCTGTTTCTCCGCTGGCTGTATTCGGGATGCTTACTCCAGGGATGTGGCTGTTGCTGTTTACCTCGGCGATGATTGCGACGGCGTTAGGAGGTTGGATTTGGAACCGAGGTATTCGTGAGCTTGGGCCGGGACAGACGGCCGTGTTCATTAATATGACCCCGTTTTATGGCTTGGTCGGATCAGCCTTGTTTCTCGGGGAATCCATTGGAATCGCGCATATGATTGGCTTTGTTCTGATTGTCGGGGGCGTTCTCTTAGGCAGCGGCTGGTATGAAGCGAATCGGGGGAAATGGGCTCGGCGCAAGGTTACCCATAATCTTGACATTGATTCGTCACATGGAGAGTTTTACAATAGTTCTCAAAATAGAAATTAG